A stretch of DNA from Dokdonia sp. PRO95:
ACGATACATAATAACGTTGTAATAGGTGAGGGTAGCTGGATAGGGTCTAACGTGACCATTATGGAAGGCGCGCGCATAGGGAAGAACGTAAGTATCTTTCCTGGAGCAGTAATCTCTGCAGTGCCACAAGATAAAAAGTTTAATGACGAAGATACTGTTACCATTATAGGTGATAACACTACAATACGTGAGTGTGTGACTATTAATCGTGGTACCTCAGACCGTATGAAAACTCAAGTAGGAAACAATTGTTGGATTATGGCATATTGCCACATTGCACATGATTGTATCGTGGGTGATAATTGTATTTTTTCTAATAACAGTACACTCGCTGGTCACATTACCGTAGGTGATCACGTAGTGCTAGCTGGGATGGCTGCAATACAGCAGTTTTGTACGATAGGGAGCCATGCTTTTGTAACTGGTGGGTCTTTAGTGCGTAAGGATGTACCTCCTTTTGTAAAGGCAGGTCGTGAGCCGTTAAGTTATGTAGGTATTAACTCTATAGGACTACGTCGTCGCGGATTTACCACAGAGAAAATTCGTGAAATACAAGATATTTTCCGCATCTTGTATCAAAAGAATTACAATAACTCACAAGCGGTAGCTATTATAGAAGCAGAGATGGAAGCCACTCAGGAGCGAGATGAAATATTGCAATTTATACGCAACTCTCAACGTGGTATCATGAAAGGATACTTTAACTCATAAGTTTTCTTTTACGCTTTCGCGAAAATTTGACAACACGACAATCATGCTTTGACCAAACATAGGTCAAGCTGAGAAATTCATAAAACGGAGAGATTGATAATCTTTTCATATTTTCGCGAAAGCGAGATTAACTTTTAAATAAATAAGAATTCTGTATTTGCAGATACTTAACACTACATATGGCAACAACATCAGACATACGCAACGGACTTTGTATTAATTACAATCACGATATTTATAAAATCATCGAATTCTTACATGTGAAGCCAGGTAAGGGACCTGCTTTTGTAAGAACAAAAATGAAAAGTGTAACCTCAG
This window harbors:
- the lpxA gene encoding acyl-ACP--UDP-N-acetylglucosamine O-acyltransferase codes for the protein MNQPLAYVHPGAKIAKNVVIEPFTTIHNNVVIGEGSWIGSNVTIMEGARIGKNVSIFPGAVISAVPQDKKFNDEDTVTIIGDNTTIRECVTINRGTSDRMKTQVGNNCWIMAYCHIAHDCIVGDNCIFSNNSTLAGHITVGDHVVLAGMAAIQQFCTIGSHAFVTGGSLVRKDVPPFVKAGREPLSYVGINSIGLRRRGFTTEKIREIQDIFRILYQKNYNNSQAVAIIEAEMEATQERDEILQFIRNSQRGIMKGYFNS